Proteins from one Petrotoga sp. 9PW.55.5.1 genomic window:
- a CDS encoding macro domain-containing protein, which produces MNKIVKEDKIKDIKITLVFGDITIEKVDAIVNAANSHLQHGGGVAGIISRKGGSLIQEESNQYLSKYGSVETGDVAVTSGGYLNCEYIIHTVGPIWHGGSSNEEKLLYKAVFNSLKKAEEMQLTSIALPAISAGIYGYPIEKAVVVYKKAVFDFIESKPSFLKDIRFIIYNENHLGYFEKEFSE; this is translated from the coding sequence ATGAATAAAATAGTTAAGGAAGATAAAATTAAAGATATAAAAATCACGCTAGTTTTTGGAGATATAACAATTGAAAAGGTTGATGCCATTGTTAATGCTGCTAATTCTCATCTTCAACATGGTGGTGGAGTAGCGGGAATAATTTCAAGGAAAGGTGGGTCGCTAATTCAAGAAGAATCCAATCAATATTTGAGTAAATATGGTTCTGTTGAAACAGGAGATGTAGCAGTTACATCAGGTGGTTACTTAAATTGCGAATATATCATCCATACGGTAGGACCCATTTGGCATGGAGGAAGTTCAAATGAAGAAAAGTTATTATACAAAGCTGTTTTTAATTCATTAAAAAAGGCGGAAGAAATGCAATTGACTTCTATAGCTTTGCCAGCTATAAGTGCAGGGATTTATGGGTATCCTATTGAAAAAGCAGTAGTAGTTTATAAAAAGGCCGTGTTTGATTTTATAGAATCAAAACCAAGTTTTCTCAAAGACATAAGATTTATCATCTATAACGAAAATCACTTAGGATATTTTGAAAAAGAATTTTCAGAATAA
- a CDS encoding ABC transporter substrate-binding protein codes for MKKLLVVLLVIFISAIVFTQSITFWHTQVETDRQQRIRALAQIFEAQTGIKVNLVPIEENEILEQIPRAVQAGTLPDVVEGGISPILLLGSQGFMDTELNAKIIEDFGDVYEGVSRLMRAPDGGYYGIPFHAWVQGIWYNKDLFEKRDLGAPTSWYNILTAAKALNDPANQFYGLVLPKKADAYTEQVFSQVALSNGAIPIDKDGNILFNTPEMIEAFRFYKELGKYSRPGFTGVPEALNAYLNNEAALVFYSTYIMDDIAVEEVQKQRVENFNPQLVENTGFANLMINVKPSSYGEVVGLGILNTSKNKDAAEQWVKFLMTGNNYIYWLHMAPGGMNPTRSSIAEMDEFLDNPVLERYGKDQITTIISALDTVERFEFVEGQIIEEMSVLSGNFVVGRAINRMFANDWTPQQTAQWAQEEAEKLLGK; via the coding sequence GTGAAAAAACTTTTAGTAGTACTTTTAGTTATATTTATTAGTGCGATAGTTTTCACACAAAGTATTACATTTTGGCACACTCAAGTTGAAACAGATAGGCAGCAAAGGATAAGAGCATTAGCGCAAATATTTGAAGCACAAACTGGGATAAAGGTTAATTTAGTTCCTATCGAGGAAAATGAAATTTTAGAACAAATCCCAAGGGCTGTTCAAGCAGGTACTTTACCTGATGTTGTAGAAGGTGGTATTTCTCCAATACTATTACTTGGAAGTCAAGGCTTTATGGATACAGAGCTTAACGCAAAGATTATTGAAGATTTTGGAGATGTATATGAAGGTGTATCAAGACTTATGCGAGCCCCAGATGGAGGCTATTATGGAATTCCTTTCCACGCATGGGTTCAAGGTATCTGGTATAATAAAGATTTATTTGAAAAAAGAGATTTAGGGGCACCAACTTCTTGGTACAACATATTGACCGCCGCAAAAGCCTTAAACGATCCCGCAAACCAGTTCTATGGTTTGGTACTTCCTAAAAAAGCAGATGCTTATACCGAACAAGTATTTTCACAAGTTGCACTTTCAAATGGTGCAATACCTATAGACAAAGATGGAAATATTCTTTTCAATACTCCTGAAATGATCGAAGCCTTCAGATTTTATAAAGAGTTGGGAAAATATTCAAGACCTGGATTTACGGGAGTTCCGGAAGCTCTCAATGCGTATTTAAACAACGAAGCAGCGTTGGTTTTCTACTCAACTTATATTATGGATGATATCGCTGTAGAAGAAGTTCAAAAGCAAAGAGTCGAAAACTTTAATCCTCAACTTGTTGAGAATACAGGATTTGCAAATCTAATGATCAATGTCAAGCCTTCTTCCTATGGTGAAGTAGTTGGTTTGGGTATATTGAATACTTCAAAAAATAAAGATGCAGCTGAGCAATGGGTGAAATTCTTAATGACCGGTAATAATTATATTTACTGGCTACATATGGCACCAGGAGGTATGAACCCAACAAGGAGTTCTATAGCTGAAATGGATGAATTTTTAGACAATCCGGTCTTAGAAAGATATGGTAAAGATCAAATAACAACGATTATATCTGCTTTGGATACTGTTGAAAGATTCGAGTTTGTGGAAGGTCAGATAATCGAAGAAATGAGCGTATTATCGGGTAACTTTGTAGTAGGTAGAGCTATCAACAGAATGTTTGCAAATGATTGGACTCCTCAACAAACTGCTCAATGGGCCCAAGAAGAAGCGGAAAAATTGTTAGGTAAGTAA